From the Triticum urartu cultivar G1812 chromosome 4, Tu2.1, whole genome shotgun sequence genome, the window ACGACCTTTTTCTTCTGGACAAGAGACCACTTGCTTCCTTTGGTGGTGGCGAACTGCTTTGGCAACAGCTGCGACGTGGACTCAAGTAGAGAGACAGACATCTCTCTACCTTCCGCCAGTAGCCTGACCAGCCTGCAATATTCACCACTAGCTTTGCTGCTTGCGATCTTCTTGAAAGGCTTCTGCGCCTGCTTGGCGAGGCGAATGAAAGACTCAACCTTGAGTTGAGCAGATGCATCATCTCCTCTTTTGAGAACCAGTTGCAGCTCCTGGGTACTCATCTTCAGCTCTGCTAAATTCTCTTGCATGGAATTGCAGAGATCAATCAGCACGAGGGATCTCTCCAATTCCTCTTCTACCATTTTCTTGTTTTGGGGGAAGGAGAGGCTAATTTGGTTGCTGGGCAAGCCCATGATCTCCTCTATGCACTTGTAGATGTCTCCAAGCCTTGCGTAACCACCACACATTGTGTCGATGGTTGCGGAGGGTGAAGAGATGCATGACCTCAGGCCCTGCAGATCCACCTCCACTTTGGATTCACTGGAGTAAGGCAAACTTGCGGATCTTTGATGGCAAGCCATGTTTCTAATGGATGAACCGATGATGTGTTTATGTTTGTAATGGAAGAGAAAGTGAAGAGCAGATGTGCTTTGTTGGTGCTCAACCATTGTGATGCACTCTATTTATAGTCAAGAAACCATCTGCTCATTAGGCATTAAGAATATTATGCATGACGCTCCATTTGCGACCAATAGTGGATCAATTTTCTGGACCAGCATAACCATCTCTATCTATATAATCTTGTTAAGGAGACAAGCATCACTAAGTGCATGCCCTGTCTCGACGATTGGAGGCAAAGCATCAGCACAAGTGCTTGGCTTAACAGAGAATCCAGATCAGCAAACCGAGGCAAAATAAACTAGAATGCAGGTCATGCAACTGTGCTGTATGTTGAAGGACCAGATGACTTCACCTTCCAACAGCGTGTCAATTTGGTTCCCAGTTCATGACAGATGCTCCTTCGCCCCAATTGCTGTGAAGCACCGTTGCAGCGTTGCTGCGCTGGTATGTCCACCACACATGCATTATAATCATCAATAGATGCTTCGCTTATTCTCATGCAACATTTACTCGTTTAGAACATAAGCGAAAACTAACTCGTAAACGTGACTGAAACGGGTTCTAACTTGCACAAGTCTAGATATTCTGCTCTGTAAGAAATATGTTGTGTCATCCTTCAGTAGCAGAAGTACAGGTGCCCAATTTGGCCAATTGTATGAGAGATTTGAGAATAAGGCAGAAGGGATTGATACACAGACATAAAGATCTCTGCAGATCCCATATACTCATATGGCCACCACAGCCTCAGCCAAGTTGTTACCTTTGTCTATCTTGGTTTAAAACAGCAtgtgtagtgtcaaaaacgctcttatattatgggaaggagggagtactaaacGGTGCAGCCTTGACATATTCCAAACATAGGCAAACTGTGGTCTGCATGACTACTTGACACTACAGGAAGACAAGTTGCTATTTGGTATTGCCAATCTGTCATGTTTCAATTATGTCCGGCAAAATGGACTGCACGGGTACCCAGAGTTGTTTTCTGCTATAAGGTGATGGGCAAGAATCGCTCATGAGGGGAAAATTTGAGACACAGAACCTCCAAAAACGTGTTCAATGCTAATATGGGACAGTCAGCTTCAAGATAAGCATGAACTCAACGCCTCATGGAGTACGACTGGCAAGTTTCATCCACCTAAAGTAAGATCCAATTATTGTTTCAAGAGTACTTCATAATATAGATAAGGAGATAAATGCATCTAATATAGATAAGGAGAAAtggataaaaatggatgtatctagaactaaaatacatctaggtACATCCGTTTTTtcgacaagtatttccggacggaccgacggagggagtatcatttTTCAGCTGGTCGAGAGAAAAAACAGAATGCACAGCTGATAATCTAGGTGCGGTAATAGAGAAAGTTAACTCTTTTTTCTGTCTCGGACAGAAAGTGACAATGCGCCCTAATTTCAGTGAGAAGAGAATATAGAACAACTTCGATTGGATAAATTACCGGTCTATCTCGCTTAATACTGCAGGTTGCTGTTTTAATAACCTACTAACAGCCCAGATGATAAGAAACAACTGTTAGAATGTGTAGTCTTCACGGGTACTGGATGAGGAGATAAATTCATATATCTAAATACGTTGCAGTTGATCCcaagaaaaaaaattatatgcACAGGGGTTCATGTTTGATTTGGCCATAGCACCAGAGAGGAAGATTCATGAAAGATAGGATACATCATATTACATCTCATATGGCTAGGACAGTGTCTATAAATTGTTAAGAGAGAGGAAAGAGTTGACTTTACCTACAGAAACATGCCCAGTCCAGGTAATATCTAGATAAGCAT encodes:
- the LOC125550896 gene encoding uncharacterized protein LOC125550896, whose amino-acid sequence is MVEHQQSTSALHFLFHYKHKHIIGSSIRNMACHQRSASLPYSSESKVEVDLQGLRSCISSPSATIDTMCGGYARLGDIYKCIEEIMGLPSNQISLSFPQNKKMVEEELERSLVLIDLCNSMQENLAELKMSTQELQLVLKRGDDASAQLKVESFIRLAKQAQKPFKKIASSKASGEYCRLVRLLAEGREMSVSLLESTSQLLPKQFATTKGSKWSLVQKKKVVCEEVQLQALERNMGDLENGAELLFRRLIQSRVSLLNILSS